CATGGCGTTAAATCATCGGCAAACTAATGAACCCTGCGCACATCGAAGAGCTGTTGGTCGGTTCAATAAAACGCGCATATCGGGATGACCATCGACTGCACTCACTATGAAAATAAGACGATCGCTCGGCGTTAAATTTCGCCATCTGCAAGCCTGTGCTCAACAGTATGTCGTCCTGTCCGCAGCTGTCGTTGCGTTCACATTCGCAGTCGGAATTCCCCACGCAGCGGGTCAGGCGATTCAAGTGGTTGACCCCAAGCACGATCATCCTGCTCCGGGCACCAAGATGACGCGGTTTCAAAAGATCGACGAAGGCGTTTACAAAGGATCGGAGCCCAGGAATGACGCGGACTACCGCTTTCTGCAATCGCAACACGTCAAGTACATCGTTGACCTGAAGTTCCTGCCGCTGATGAGTCGATTCGAAGTGCATAAAGCGCGGGAATACGGGATCGTTGTGATTCCGGTTACGATCAATGCGTCGATCTTCGCCCCCTCGGAGAAAAATGTTCGCAAGGTTTTGTGTCTGCTGTCGGACCGGCGCCTGCGTCCGGTCTATTTTCATTGCACCATCGGGCGCGACCGCACGGCGCTGATTGCCACGCTCTATGAAATTTATTTTCGCGGTCTTCCGCCCGAACAAGCGCACGCAGAAATGAAACATTTCGGATTCAACTTCGGCTGGACTCTCTCCGGCCTGACTCACTATCTGCAAAACCACGCCAGCTCGCCGTGGGACAACAGCCCGGACGCCTGCCAGCATTTCGCGTTGCCTGCGTCCGACAAGGAAACGAAGTAGGAAAGCTGTGTCCCGAAATGGAATAGGTGGCCCACTCAAGCCCCCTTTTGGCTTGAGTGGGGCAGTCGCAGCCGCTTACCCTTTCCTGATGCCATGGGGACTGAAGCGGCTTCCAAGACACCGGACAAAGCCACTTCGTAACGTTCTGCTGCTATCACCGACAGCCGTTGTTCGCAGCTCAAACCACTCGACAAGTTTTCGAATCAGCCCTGGAGCGCGTGCGGCGAAGCTTTCGCCTGCGTGTCTACGGCTATGTCGTCATGCCAGAGCACGTCCATCTGCTCATAAGCGAGCCAGAGCGCGGAGTGCTCGCCGATGCTTTGAAGTCGCTGAAGCAAGGCGTATCCAGAAGATTGATTGGCGATGCCGAGCATTTCTGGCAGAAACGCTACTACGATTTCAACGTTCGCGATCACGCGCAGTTCGTGGAAAAGCTTCGCTATATCCATCGCAATCCGGTCAAGGCCGGATTGTGCGAGCGCCCGGAGGACTGGGAATGGAGCAGCTTCCGTCACTACGCCACGGGCGACGAGGGATGCGTGGAG
The Candidatus Sulfotelmatobacter sp. DNA segment above includes these coding regions:
- a CDS encoding tyrosine-protein phosphatase, whose protein sequence is MKIRRSLGVKFRHLQACAQQYVVLSAAVVAFTFAVGIPHAAGQAIQVVDPKHDHPAPGTKMTRFQKIDEGVYKGSEPRNDADYRFLQSQHVKYIVDLKFLPLMSRFEVHKAREYGIVVIPVTINASIFAPSEKNVRKVLCLLSDRRLRPVYFHCTIGRDRTALIATLYEIYFRGLPPEQAHAEMKHFGFNFGWTLSGLTHYLQNHASSPWDNSPDACQHFALPASDKETK
- a CDS encoding transposase: MFAAQTTRQVFESALERVRRSFRLRVYGYVVMPEHVHLLISEPERGVLADALKSLKQGVSRRLIGDAEHFWQKRYYDFNVRDHAQFVEKLRYIHRNPVKAGLCERPEDWEWSSFRHYATGDEGCVEIESEWTARKRERLEGKLSPAIELPHSSQRGLEWATQELRKQETVAHTKRRAFCDV